The Gavia stellata isolate bGavSte3 chromosome 1, bGavSte3.hap2, whole genome shotgun sequence DNA segment ATATTTTTCAGTCAGATTTATTCGTTTATAATAGATGTTACCAGGCAAGAAGCAATTTACAAGCATCAGCAAGGGTTCGATGGCTTTCTTATATATCCCCCAAAGCcctacttaaaaaaaccccaatcctTTAATGGAGATAAGTGTTACAAAGTTTTAAGGATGCCCTAAGCTTTTAAAAGGTTGAACATTCAAAATTAAGGctgtaaagtaaaataataagATCTTTGTTAATTACAGAAAATCACAGGAAGAATACCCAGCAGACTTCTACTCTTGTTCGTGACTTCATTAGTCGTCACTCTCCTCTAACTGTACTACCCAAAGCAGACTTTCTCTATACTAGGCCTGGGGAAATTACTCCCTTCAAGGGCAGTGTTCTTCTCTGCAGGGAAGACTGACATGTTGAAGAAGGGGGGCATGGGGGGTTGTGAGGGGGTGTATGTGTTTATGAGCGTGTGGAGGTGGATTTCCTCTGCGTTGAAGGAAATCTTACTTAGAGAGATTTACACCTGAGTTCAGAGGAAAATGAGTTTTCCTAAGCCCTGCTTACCATAGGCAGAGCCAGTTCCCATTCCCTTGGTTTGGCCCTAGCtctagaaaagggaaaaagtgaaAAGGGTTGCAATCCATCACCTGTGGCAAAACCCTTGAAGAGATTATACAGAAGTGTGAGAGGCAGAACATCTCTGGTTTTACTTGAGAACTTTCAGCAAGGCTTAAATTTTGACGGGGCAAAACTAGAGATGTAGCAAAAGGCGTTGGTAGCTATGAGTTGTGGCTATAAAGCAGTAAATGGAGAGGGGGAAGACCACAAAAGAGACAAGATGATGAGGTTAAAATTGGGAGAAAGAACTAGTTGTGTGACTGGGGAAACAGGACTGGGGACATGGGAGAGGACTGGGGGATGCCAGAGAAACAAAAGTTGTATTGCCAGTGCCAgtgagggaaagcagagagaagtgaGACATCAGGAAGGTGTAGAAGAGAACTTAGGGGCTTGTCATCTATTATTCCTGTAAATTTGGTGTTGAGAGaatgtaaaagaagaaagataccTGTTTCCAAGCCAAATCTAAGTGAATGTCAGGGCCAGGAAGCAGGTGGCAGTTTATGtgtgctttttccttcccaaaccTATCAATAAGCCCGTTTTCAGTTAAAAGAGAAACATAAGGCTTTGGATGACTTTGCACAGCTCTGTAATAAATACATGCTCTCCTCTTAAATGAAGACATCCACCACCGTTCTGCTGCAATGCTAAATCTGCCTGAAACCCTCTTACAGTGGTTTGTTGCTAACTTGGATCTTCCTCCAGACACTCTCCTGCTATGGGAAGGGTCACATTCCTAATGGAAAAAAGATAGGAAGGTAGTAACATGGTATCCATGGTGCAGttgaaatttacttttattttacaggTCAGGGTTTATTCTAGCTAACAGGCCTCCTCtagtcaaaacaaaacaagaatgcTCCCTCTGCTCTTCAGGGAGAGTGTTAAAATTCATTATCCCAACACATTCTAGCTTCCTGTGCACAAATATCCTTTCTCAATGCTTGCTTGTGATGGAAACTGTTTGTTGTGTTTTGCAGGTACAACTTCTGAACCTTCATCTTCTTTCTGCTCTCTCCTTGGCTCTGATTTCTCTCCCATTCTCTTGTGAGACTTGTTTTTTCTCAAATGCAatatctctctttctcctctctccttcatGCCTTCAGGTTGCTAAAAGGTAGGAGAAAAATAGCAAGGAATTAAAAGTGACTCCCACATGAACAAcaaaatctcattattttatttcactagTAATGTATGATAAAATATTCCAGTCACCTACCTCAGCAAGATCAGCTTTAACATGACAGGCTCAAACTCAAACATGACCCAGCCAGTCATCCTAAAACTCAGCAAGAGGTAGCATGCTTTTGGTTATACTCTATGTGTGGTAGGAGAGTCACCTCTCCCGAGGGCTTtagggggagaggagagaggaggggagaagggagagactCTCAGATTTCAGCCCAGACTCcatgttttctgtcctttcacATCATCCATCTTTGTGTGCCTGAAGGCTGTTCAGTGCTAGCTGCAAAGACCTCACTGAAAACAAGTGCTGTATATCATGAAGTGTTCTCAAAGCcacttttaaaagagaaaaacaatatgCGGGGAAGGAGATGAAATGGGATTACCTTtcccccaatttttttttcttttaacctgtGTAGTCATGTAAAGAGTGGTTTGAATTACACCCACAGAGCTCTGAATGCTCCATTTGGAGCTACATGTTTAAGCCCACTCCCAAATTTCCTTTCAGATCTGTAACACCTATGGCTCAGTTCTTCGAGGTTCTGAAGTCCTTCACATCTCCCAAACTTCAATGGTGACTGAGGGAACAACAATTTGGTCTACTTGAAAGGGAGATTAAAATACAGCGCAGCATACCTCACTGAGGATTACAGAAGGGTACCAGAATCCCTGTTTTTAACTGGAACTGAAGGCATATTTAGTGGATTACGCTCACTATACCTATTGTACAATTATTACACACTCACAGACTTTCTAGCTGTAGGCATTTTTGAGAAATGATAAATGATAAACCAGATAACCACTGGTGAGGGCTGGCAAATGAGGCAATGGGAAGttccaaatgaaataaattctgAGTAGTTcctaaaggggaaaaagaagattaGAGAATGCACTTAAAATCTTAACAATTGCATAATGGAGTTGTCATCATCATAATTCTGCATATTGTTAGAGGACTGGGCATGCAGGGACTATAATTGTAGGACTGATCATGTAATGATGATGCTTATTGAAAagagatgggtttttttctcttgttgctGCACAGAAGGTCTGCAAAGAGAGCTGAAAATTACTTCTCCATACAAAACCGTTAGTGtcaacaaactgaaaaaaaaaagatacttccCTCTGTTGTTATTTGCTGCTAATGTCAAGTGTTATTCAAGCACAGCTTTTTCAATAGGGTGACTGAATTTGATAGTGTTCTTCTGATACTTAAAAGGGTTTATTACCCTTCCTTCCCTTGTATGACACACCAGATAGTATGtatcataataataaaaatgtgtcaAAGTGTCATAGACAAAAGGTTGTTATTGGCTACCTCATCAACACAAACCATACAGAAACTGCTTGTGCCTCAGGACAGAATGacagagagaagagagggatGAAATGGGGGAGAATCCCCTGCTGAAGAAAGCAGATGGATGGAGTCCCAAGGGGTAGAAGAGAAGCCTCTCAAACACCGTGACATCTGGCAGTCTTACAGATAACACTGTATATGGTTAAACCAGGTCAGCAGCAAGTGAGAAAGAGAGCTGGGTCTTACGGCAGAAGTGAAGCAAACCTGGTTTTCTATTGTCACGTTTTGTTGGCACAAGCCGTAGAAACCCCTGAAGGAAGCTGGCCTGCttgctggtttggggttttttttctgaagtgatcTTAAGGCTGCTATTGGTTGGTACCTACCAAAGAAACTGAGCGTTTGCTTTTGAGATGCAATTGCTTTTCAAAGGACTCTGCAAATTCCTGGATGGAGTTTGCTTTTGTCTCTGGGCATGAGCTGTCTGCTGAAGGTGTCCTGCTTGCCTTCCTGTGGCAGTGGCATTTGACATCTTGGTCTTCTTGAAATTCCTTGGAGCCCTTGAGATGCCCTGAAGATGAGCCTTTGGTAGAGGCATGAAGTCGTGTTGTATGGAGGGAGGAAAGCCTGGCCTGCAAAATAAGAGGTCTTTGCTGAGTATTGAATATTAAAGCAGAGCACACAGGGCAGATTCTCTCTGCTATGGAGCACTCTCCCAGCTATGGTGCACAATGAAGGACCTTGCCCAGACTCCTGTATCTGTCCTTTTACGTGCAGGAGAATCACACTGCCAAGAGCCTGCTttccagaggcagcagcagaatttgCCTTTATTCCTGTTTTTGAGTAAATAAGCTTTGGCATCCACATAAGCATTTCAAATGTAAAGTGTGCTGGGTTCTCCTACTGACACTAAAAGAAACGGGGACCCTTAATAACCTCAAAAACTCAGGCCTCACATCTGGTGGCAGGTTCTAGGCAGGACTCTCACAAAGCAAAGACCCAGCCTTTTGTGGCCAGATGAGCCAGCTACGGGGTTTAAGCCACAGGTGCTCCAGGTCTTATCAGATGTTTGAGTTTATCTGAGTGTGACAGGGACCATTTCTAGCCCAGTTGTGTCAAATTTGCCGCATGGTCTACATGCAGACAAGATGCTCTATTGTCCAGGTCTGaattttctgctttgtcctgAACTGATGAGGGAGGACTTTCAGGGCATTGAGGGACTCATCCCTACCACAGAAATGGTAGGAAACAGGTTTCCTACAATTACATTTGTAGGGCTAAAGTGGGGAGGGAGTAGGTAGTTGTTTAGTTTCCATGTGGTTCAATTTTCCCGGGCCTGACACGCAGATAAAAGCTATCGATCTGCATCAGCTGTGTTTAATTGAATGTCTGTAAAGGAGGTTAAACTGATACAGAGCTGCTGTGTTCTGCGGTGTCATGTACAGGTGGCTTTAGAAATAGACAGACCCGTAGAAGAGATGGGTGAGAAAGTCACCGCGTAGAGCCAGGCATGCTCCAAACCCTACCGGCTGTTGATCATTTTGCAGGGTGAGTAGCTGAACACTGGTAAGATGGGGAGAGTGAAAATTGTGAAAAAGAGAGGGGAGGTACCGAAAATGAGACCCCCGCAGGTGTCAGGGTAGGGCACTCCGGGCACCCAGCTACTGCATAcgtgtttgcatgtgtgtatgGTTTGTACAAGCCTGGTGCTAAGCCTTTAGCTACTGAGGAACTCTGAGAAGCTCTGCTGGCTTCAAGGGAGCTGCGATTGTTTATAACAACTGAAGGTCTATCCCACAGATCCTGAAATGCTTTCTAAGAAAATCCAGGAGAAAACCCTACACTCGGAGTAGGGTTtctggggggcagggggtgtgtttgttttgggttttttaacaaaCAACAGTGGCAAGCTAAACCAGCTTGGTATAGTGGCCACATGAATCTACAAACCTTGGACTCCAAGGGACCTGAAACACCTCCTGTATATGTTTGCATTTACACTGGCCCAGATGCTACAGGGACCTGTGCAGCCTTTCTCCGAATAGTGAGGCTGTGCGTCCATATGGTTGTGACTACATCACATTAGACAGGCTTGATGAGAgatgctaaaaataataaatcttacACCTGAGAGAAGCACCTAATACCGAAGGGTTTTCAGATCATATGGCACAGGttcaatttcttttccagcCATAAGCTTACTCCGGCAACTAGTACTATGGACTGCCTCTGAGAGTAGTGGTAATGATTTCTGCCATACTGTTTTTACTTTGGTTTCAAACCAATGCAATCAATGCAGCTGTAATTCCTGTAAGGTCATATTGTATTGTTATTTCAAAAAGCATCAAAGCAATCGCATTGTGCTTGAGGGACGGGAGTACACATGCTATGTCAAGTTCAACAAGCTAAATGTCTTCTGTGTCATTTTAATGGCATCAGCATACATGGTttcctggaaataaaaattgtgtCACACTAAAAATCACTGGTATTTGTTCTTAGAGGGTTTGGGCAGAAAACCAGGAGGACAGCTGAAACGGGGGGTGGTATTCTATCAATCCTGTTTTGCAATGtttgtaaatgttttattttactaagacattgctttttaatttcccttcaCAGATAGAATTATAGTTAAGCCCTTGACAAAAAGACTATAGCTCACATACTGACATGGCAGCAATGGTCCAGAAAAGGGACAGGCCTTCCTCTGAAACGTGGGTCTGCCTCAGTGGACTAAGGGTAAAGCTACACATACATATCTATGCAATCATATTACCGTGACTGTGCCTCCTCTCACAGTGCCTTTGTGTGATACTTACCACCGTAGCTAGCAGGACAGCACGCTCGTGCATGTGAGCATGTTGCTGTCTTACGGACACAGCCCTACAGAGGACAGGAGCTTTAACACAACTGCTCAAGCATGGACATTTCATGGTTTATAACTAGCACCGTATGTTAGTCTTCTTTTATTTAAGATTGACTTTGTGGAGAACCAAAAGAGTCATAAAATGAAGCTCAGCGAGGAAGCAGATCTGGCACTGACTTTAGATACAAATCCGTGTggctttcttcctgtttctcaGATTTAATAGACGCATTTAATACGTGCGTTTGGTGCCAAACTGATTGCTTGGTAACGTTGTAAATAAGAACGGCTGAAGACTGCTTTAATTTATGCCTCCCCTCCTGAattctcagcagctgctggcaaCAGAAATTGCCTCTGTATCTGCACGCTGTTGTCGGCCCCCCGCGGCTGTCTTCCCTTGCCAAAGGTCTCCGAGCACAACCCCAGGACCTGCTCCTGTCCTtgccccagcagctgcctcGTGCCTATGTCTGGTGCCTCTTCAGCAAACTTCCCTTGGTCTCTGGCTCCTAGGACCTGTCCTCGAGTAGTTCTTAAACTGGGGAAGTGGGGAGGAGGTGAAACGAGGGAAAAGGcatgggagggaggaatgaTAAATGCTCCCCTATACCAAAATGGGGAATTTTTGCTAATGCTGGGAAAGCCAGAAGCACCAAGCATGTTCTCAGGGGTTGTTTCTCCCTCCCTTTAgtacttgctttttctgcttgagCCTTTGCGTAAAGGCCAGTCCTGCTTAGTGTATTTATTTACACAGCAGCTAAtcttttgctaatttgcctagctaaaacacacagaaagcatacaaacaaaaatacctcaAGAA contains these protein-coding regions:
- the LNP1 gene encoding leukemia NUP98 fusion partner 1, with the translated sequence MEYEEDDDISFAKWMSSFWGHNLIDENEKEGRGHKKHQTQPFSERRASLPARLSSLHTTRLHASTKGSSSGHLKGSKEFQEDQDVKCHCHRKASRTPSADSSCPETKANSIQEFAESFEKQLHLKSKRSVSLQPEGMKERGEREILHLRKNKSHKRMGEKSEPRREQKEDEGSEVVPAKHNKQFPSQASIEKGYLCTGS